A window of Juglans regia cultivar Chandler chromosome 7, Walnut 2.0, whole genome shotgun sequence contains these coding sequences:
- the LOC108995377 gene encoding pentatricopeptide repeat-containing protein At4g36680, mitochondrial → MSSSIPLRHLRHLSTTANSSSMSISRAKSKLRTEYDPDKALEIYSSVSKNYSSPTSSRYAQDLTVRRLAKSHRFSDIESLIESHKKDPKIKEEPYLSTLIRSYGRAGMFDHALRTFDQMDDLGTPRSAVSFNALLSACNHSKMFNKVPQLFEEIPRKYNVSPDKVSYGILVKSYCEAGSPETAVGIFKEMEEKGVEITAVTFTTILGALYKNGKSEEAEKYWNEMVKKGCEIDVAAYNVRIMYAHGGEPENVMALINEMSNAGLKPDAISYNYLMTCYLKSGMMDEAKAVYEGLEGNGCNPNAATFRTLIYYLCRNEDYEKGYKVFKESVKVHKIPDFVTMRNLVEGLVKKKKMKAAKGLIRTIKKKFPPNVVNAWTKVEKELGLSSVDADSVEDQEAAA, encoded by the coding sequence atgTCCTCTTCCATTCCTCTCCGTCATCTTCGCCACCTTAGCACCACCGCCAATTCCTCTTCAATGTCCATTTCCAGAGCAAAATCGAAACTTCGGACCGAGTATGACCCTGACAAAGCCCTGGAAATATACTCCTCCGTTTCGAAAAACTATTCCTCTCCCACCTCCTCCCGCTATGCTCAGGACCTCACCGTCCGCCGCCTCGCGAAGTCTCACCGCTTCTCCGACATAGAGTCCCTCATAGAGTCCCACAAGAAAGACCCCAAGATCAAGGAAGAGCCCTATTTGTCCACTTTGATTCGATCCTACGGCCGAGCTGGTATGTTCGACCACGCCTTGAGAACCTTCGATCAAATGGACGACTTGGGTACTCCGAGATCGGCGGTTTCCTTCAACGCCTTGCTATCTGCGTGCAATCATTCGAAGATGTTCAACAAGGTCCCCCAACTGTTCGAAGAAATTCCCAGGAAATACAATGTCTCACCGGATAAGGTTTCGTATGGGATTTTGGTCAAGTCATACTGCGAAGCTGGTTCGCCCGAGACGGCGGTTGGGATTTTCAAGGAGATGGAGGAGAAGGGGGTGGAGATAACAGCAGTGACGTTTACGACCATACTGGGCGCTTTATACAAGAATGGAAAGAGCGAGGAGGCCGAGAAATATTGGAATGAGATGGTTAAAAAAGGCTGTGAGATCGATGTTGCTGCATATAATGTGAGGATTATGTATGCGCACGGTGGTGAGCCGGAGAATGTGATGGCTTTGATCAATGAGATGAGTAATGCGGGGCTTAAGCCCGATGCAATAAGTTATAACTACTTGATGACTTGTTATCTTAAAAGTGGGATGATGGATGAGGCGAAGGCTGTTTATGAGGGGTTGGAGGGAAATGGGTGTAATCCAAATGCTGCAACTTTTAGGACCTTGATATATTATTTGTGTAGGAATGAGGATTATGAGAAGGGGTACAAGGTTTTTAAGGAGAGTGTGAAGGTGCATAAGATTCCCGATTTTGTCACGATGAGGAATTTGGTGGAAGGgttggtgaagaagaagaagatgaaggcgGCGAAAGGATTGATCCGGactattaagaaaaagtttCCCCCGAATGTTGTTAATGCATGGACAAAGGTTGAGAAAGAACTTGGTTTGTCTTCTGTGGATGCTGATTCTGTTGAGGATCAAGAGGCCGCAGCATAA
- the LOC108995376 gene encoding splicing factor 3B subunit 4-like, with the protein MTTRIAPGVGANLLGQHSAERNQDATAYVGNLDPQVSEELLWELFVQAGPVVNVYVPKDRVTNLHQGYGFVEFRSEEDADYAIKVLNMIKLYGKPIRVNKASQDKKSLDVGANLFIGNLDPDVDEKLLYDTFSAFGVIVTNPKIMRDPESGNSRGFGFISYDSFEASDAAIEAMTGQYLCNRQITVSYAYKKDTKGERHGTPAERVLAASNPTAQKSRPHTLFASGPPTLLNVPQANGTVPPRPFANGSVAPSPIPALRPPQGAAFHPMPMGGQPAWQGQPQQLGQPIPPPVMPPQLQHFRPPPPNMPPPLAAPGPPRPLPPPMGMGVQPPMWRPPPPPPLQQQPSRPPMPQGSMPPPPPMHNPNNPPLPPSSS; encoded by the exons ATGACGACTCGAATAGCACCTGGAGTAGGAGCCAATCTTCTCGGCCAACACTCTGCTGAGAGGAATCAGGACGCCACCGCTTACGTCGGCAATCTCGACCCTCAG GTGAGCGAAGAGTTACTTTGGGAGTTGTTTGTTCAAGCAGGTCCTGTTG TGAACGTGTATGTCCCCAAGGATAGAGTGACAAATCTGCATCAAGGATATGGATTCGTGGAGTTCCGGAGTGAAGAAGATGCTGATTAT GCAATCAAAGTGCTGAACATGATTAAACTTTATGGAAAGCCTATACGCGTAAATAAG GCATCCCAAGATAAAAAAAGCTTGGACGTGGGTGCAAACCTTTTCATTGGGAACCTTGACCCT GATGTCGATGAGAAGCTTCTATACGATACTTTCAGTGCATTTGGAGTCATTGTCACAAATCCTAAG ATAATGAGAGACCCAGAATCAGGAAATTCACGTGGTTTTGGGTTTATTAGCTATGATTCTTTCGAGGCATCTGATGCTGCTATTGAG GCAATGACTGGCCAATATCTTTGCAACCGTCAAATTACAGTGTCATATGCATATAAGAAGGATACTAAAGGGGAGCGTCATGGTACTCCAGCAG AGAGAGTTTTGGCTGCAAGCAATCCAACTGCCCAAAAGAGCAGGCCTCACACTTTATTTGCCAGTGGACCTCCAACACTTCTGAATGTTCCCCAGGCCAATGGAACTGTGCCTCCACGCCCTTTTGCAAATGGTTCTGTAGCTCCAAGCCCAATTCCTGCACTCCGTCCACCTCAAGGAGCAGCCTTCCATCCCATGCCGATGGGTGGACAGCCAGCTTGGCAGGGTCAACCGCAGCAATTGGGTCAACCAATCCCACCACCTGTCATGCCTCCACAACTTCAGCATTTCAGGCCCCCTCCCCCCAATATGCCACCGCCACTGGCAGCTCCAGGTCCTCCAAGGCCTCTGCCACCACCGATGGGGATGGGAGTCCAACCACCTATGTGGCGTCCACCACCGCCCCCACCCCTTCAGCAACAGCCTAGTCGGCCCCCTATGCCACAGGGATCAATGCCTCCACCTCCCCCTATGCATAATCCCAATAACCCCCCTCTGCCGCCATCTTCAAGTTGA
- the LOC108995268 gene encoding outer envelope pore protein 24B, chloroplastic-like isoform X1 — protein sequence MMLKSASLGRNYSTGNGEFIGTLAVSAGEVDLRASVSDDASACWPTFGILSFAVEKPGSFSIDYDVPKKDVRFQFTKNLNMLERPLNLTYTHLMSENRTLLNGTLELDSANTLSANYAFYSGNCKLKYSYAHGGTTLEPCYDFGNKSLDLAASQRFLDGNLIGASYKTSSKTLGLEWSSNSKHNKNLRFKVSALLELAKGLHMPILNAESIWDFSL from the exons ATGATGCTCAAGTCTGCTTCCTTGGGACGAAATTACAGCACCGGTAACGGCGAGTTTATCGGCACTCTCGCCGTGAGCGCCGGCGAAGTCGACCTCCGAGCTTCCGTGTCCGACGATGCTTCCGCTTGTTGGCCCACGTTTGGCATACTCTCTTTCGCCGTTGAGAAACCCGGTTCCTTTTCCATCGACTACGATGTCCCAAAGAAG GATGTTCGGTTTCAGTTCACGaagaatttaaatatgttagagAGACCGTTGAACTTGACTTACACTCACTTGATGAGCGAGAACCGGACTTTACTGAATGGAACACTTGAGCTTGATTCAGCTAACACACTGTCGGCTAATTATGCATTTTATTCTGGGAACTGCAAGTTGAAATATAGCTATGCGCATGGAGGGACGACATTGGAGCCATGCTATGATTTTGGAAATAAATCTTTGGACTTGGCAGCATCTCAGAGGTTTCTTGATGGCAATTTGATCGGAGCATCGTATAAGACATCAAGCAAGACTTTGGGATTGGAGTGGTCCTCAAATTCCAAGCACAACAAAAATTTAAGATTCAAG GTGTCAGCATTACTTGAGTTGGCAAAGGGATTGCACATGCCGATCCTAAATGCTGAGAGCATCTGGGACTTTTCGCTTTAA
- the LOC108995268 gene encoding outer envelope pore protein 24B, chloroplastic-like isoform X2, which produces MMLKSASLGRNYSTGNGEFIGTLAVSAGEVDLRASVSDDASACWPTFGILSFAVEKPGSFSIDYDVPKKLKYSYAHGGTTLEPCYDFGNKSLDLAASQRFLDGNLIGASYKTSSKTLGLEWSSNSKHNKNLRFKVSALLELAKGLHMPILNAESIWDFSL; this is translated from the exons ATGATGCTCAAGTCTGCTTCCTTGGGACGAAATTACAGCACCGGTAACGGCGAGTTTATCGGCACTCTCGCCGTGAGCGCCGGCGAAGTCGACCTCCGAGCTTCCGTGTCCGACGATGCTTCCGCTTGTTGGCCCACGTTTGGCATACTCTCTTTCGCCGTTGAGAAACCCGGTTCCTTTTCCATCGACTACGATGTCCCAAAGAAG TTGAAATATAGCTATGCGCATGGAGGGACGACATTGGAGCCATGCTATGATTTTGGAAATAAATCTTTGGACTTGGCAGCATCTCAGAGGTTTCTTGATGGCAATTTGATCGGAGCATCGTATAAGACATCAAGCAAGACTTTGGGATTGGAGTGGTCCTCAAATTCCAAGCACAACAAAAATTTAAGATTCAAG GTGTCAGCATTACTTGAGTTGGCAAAGGGATTGCACATGCCGATCCTAAATGCTGAGAGCATCTGGGACTTTTCGCTTTAA